The region AGAGCCCGGTCGCGTGGGCCTCGTCGACCATCACCCACGCGCCGAACTCCTCGGCGGCGTCGCAGATTCCCTCGAGCGGGGCGACGGTGCCGTCCATGCTGAACACCGAATCGGTGACGATCAGCCATGACTCGTCGGCCGGCTCGCGGCCCTCGCGGGCCGCCCGCTCGGCTCGCTCCGCGAGCTTCGCCCGCAGGCTCGCCGCGTCGCAGTGGTCGTAGACGACGGCGTCGGCGTCCGCGAGCCGGCAGCCGTCGACGATGCTCGCGTGGTTCAACTCGTCGGAGAAGATCACGTCCGGCTCGAGCGCGGTGATCGTGCCGACGTTCGCGGCGTATCCCGAGGAGAACGTCAGCGCGCGCTCGGTGTCTTTCGTCTCGGCGAGCAGGCGCTCTAAGTCCCGGTGAACCAGCGTGTCTCCGGTGACGAGCCGGCTCGCGCCGGCACCCGTCCCGACGGTCGCGGCCGCCTGGCGAGCCGCGTCCTGGACGCGCTGGTCGTCGGTCAATCCGAGGTAGTTGTTCGAGGCAAAGACCAGCGCCTCCGCCGCGTCGAGCACGGGCAGATCGCCGCCCGAAGGCGCGGCGAAGTAGCCCCGCTCGGCGACCCGGTCGACGGGTGACAGCGCTCGCTTCAGATCGTCCTCCTCGAGGGTCGCCAGGCGGTCCTCGAGGTCGAACCCGCGGTCGGCCATTCGGGTAAAGGGACTCATCGCCACGGTTTCACTCTCACGGTTCGGCTCTCTCGGGAAATTCCGGCCGTTCGAGCTTCGAGTCGGCCGATACGTCGCGATATCGGAGCTGAAAGTCGTCACGTTCAGCCGAAAGTGACGGATACATTTGCCGGAAATTGGTCAGAAGCCGGGCATCAGTTCGGCGGGGCCGACGACGCCGTACTCGCCGGCGCGGTTCCGCCGCACGCCGGCTTTCAGGTAGCCCAGCGCGGGCCCGTTGACGTTGGCCGCCATGCTCGTCTCGTCGCCCAACTGGAAGACGTTCGTCGCGGTTTCGCCGTCGAAGGTCGTCCCCGTCACGCGGACCGTGGTCGTCGTCGGCTTCTCGTCGTCGCGGACGTCGAGGATGCCGCCGACCGTGACGTCCTCGGCGTCGCAGACGCCCGCGCGCTCGAGCAACACGTCGTCGGCGTGTTCCATGTCCTCGAACTCGAGGACGCCGTCGCGCTCGTCGATGAGCCGCTCGATTTCGTCCGCCGAGAGGTCGCGCGCGGTCTCGATATCGTACTCCGGGAGGTGCGCGATGTCCTCGCGGACGGTTCCGCGGTTGTCCTCGTAGCCCGACTTGAGGCCGACGCCCCACCAGATGTCGACCGACTCGACCTCGACGAACGACTGGGCGGCCAGCGCCGCCGCGCCGGTCAGCAGGCCAGGCGTCGCGCCGGCGCCGCAGACGAACGTGATCCCGGCGTCCTCGAAGGCCGCGCGACGATCGTCGAGCATGTCGATCACGCGTGAGCGCTTGAGGACGTCGATCAGGACGCCGGAGTAGCCGCCCTCGACGAACCGGTCGGCGGTCCGCGGGATGAAATCGTGCTCGTAGTTGGGCAGCGCGAGCAACACGGCGTCGATCCGATCGCCGCGGTCGACAATTTCCCCGATGGGGTCCTCGCTGGGGCGCGCCTGGTCGGAGGCGACGACGCCCCTGTCTTCGCCGTGTTGTTTGACGCCGTCGCCGCCGTCCTCGTTTCCGCCGCCGTCACCGTCGACGGCCGCGGTTCCCGCACCGCCGTCCGTCGCGACCTCGTTGTCGATGTTGCCTTCCGTCGCAGCCAGCAGTTCGTCGACGTCCAGCCCGTCGGCGTCGAGGGCGATGCCGCGGCGGTCGCACGCCGCGACGGGTGTCAGCGTCTCCTTGTGTTGGCTCACTTCGAGCGCTCGTCGGCCGATACCTCCGGTTCCGAGTACCGCAAACGTGATCTCGTCCATAGATGCGTTGAATCGCTGTATTCGCTGAATCCGCTGTGTTCGCTTCCGTCGCTCTCGATCTCAGTCGTCGTTCGATTCCGCCGCGCTCGTCGTCTCCGTCGTCGTATCCATCGATTCCGCCGACTCCGCCAACTCACTGTGGCGGGCCGTGACCGCCTCGGGGTCGAAGTCGTTGACCGCTCGGTTTGGTGTCAGGCCCACGCGTTCGATGAGCTCGATATCCTCGCCAGGCGACTGGCCCTCGGTCGTGAGGTAGTCGCCGGTGAGGAGGCCGTCCGCGCCGGCTTCGAGCGGCAGGTGCTGTTCCTCGGGCGCGAGGTTCGCCTCGCGGCCGCCGGTGAGCCGGACCCGCGCCTCGGGGTGGAGCAGCCTGTACACCGCGACCGTCTTCACGATCTCCTCGGTCGTGATGTCGACGCCCCGCTCGGCCAGCGGCGTCCCCGGGACCGGGTTCAGCACGTTCACCGGCAGCGAAGCGATCCCGATCTCCTGCAACGCGACGGCGGCCTCCACCCGATCGGTCGGCGTCTCGCCCATTCCGAGGATGACGCCCGCACAGAGGTCCATGCCGGCGCCCTTGGCGACCTCGAGGGTCTTCACCCGATCCTCGAAGCTGTGGGTATCGACGATTTCCGGGAAGTACCGCGGTGATGTCTCGATGTTATGGTTGTAGTGATTGATCCCCTCCTCGGCGAGGATTTCCGCCTCTTCCTCGGTGAGGATGCCCAGGGAGGCGTCGACCTCGAGGTCGCACTCCTCGCGGACCAGGCGGATCGCCTCGATGACCTCGGCCCACTCCTCGGGACGGCGGTCCTTCGAGACGCCCTTCTCGGCGACGACGATGCCGAACCGCTGGGCGCCGTCGCGCTCGGCCCGCTCGGCTGCCTCGAGGATCTTCTCGGGGCCGAGAAAGCCGTAGGTGTCGATACCGGTGTCGAAGTGGACCGACTGCGCGCAAAAGCCGCAGTC is a window of Natrinema salifodinae DNA encoding:
- a CDS encoding aminotransferase class I/II-fold pyridoxal phosphate-dependent enzyme is translated as MADRGFDLEDRLATLEEDDLKRALSPVDRVAERGYFAAPSGGDLPVLDAAEALVFASNNYLGLTDDQRVQDAARQAAATVGTGAGASRLVTGDTLVHRDLERLLAETKDTERALTFSSGYAANVGTITALEPDVIFSDELNHASIVDGCRLADADAVVYDHCDAASLRAKLAERAERAAREGREPADESWLIVTDSVFSMDGTVAPLEGICDAAEEFGAWVMVDEAHATGLYANGGGVVQAEGVEDRVQIQMGTLSKALASQGGYVAGSAELIECLCNDARSFVFSTGLAPPAAAAASEALHVARHSDARERLWENVAHLRDGFESMGFEVWGDSQILPVVVGDRQDALALADGLRERDVVVPAIRPPTVPDGTSRLRVVPMATHDRDDIVTCFEAFRAAGEAVGLL
- the bioB gene encoding biotin synthase BioB, with amino-acid sequence MVYETGNETIDDALERVLAGERLDRTDGLALIAQPVEPLAEAGAVVRDRFGDGTVDACSIVNAKAGNCAEDCGFCAQSVHFDTGIDTYGFLGPEKILEAAERAERDGAQRFGIVVAEKGVSKDRRPEEWAEVIEAIRLVREECDLEVDASLGILTEEEAEILAEEGINHYNHNIETSPRYFPEIVDTHSFEDRVKTLEVAKGAGMDLCAGVILGMGETPTDRVEAAVALQEIGIASLPVNVLNPVPGTPLAERGVDITTEEIVKTVAVYRLLHPEARVRLTGGREANLAPEEQHLPLEAGADGLLTGDYLTTEGQSPGEDIELIERVGLTPNRAVNDFDPEAVTARHSELAESAESMDTTTETTSAAESNDD